The following proteins come from a genomic window of Canis aureus isolate CA01 chromosome 3, VMU_Caureus_v.1.0, whole genome shotgun sequence:
- the LOC144310663 gene encoding uncharacterized protein LOC144310663, translating to MVGARSLAPPPAPQHEPVRVRPPPPPPPPPQCGRRLPTVQRARGGRGGAGRAPPELASRICTKFCSKAPSRYRLESPAAQAGAKCRNSWATQLHEGETATEMKRETM from the exons ATGGTCGGCGCGCGCAGCCTCGCTCCGCCGCCGGCCCCTCAGCACGAGCCAGTGCGAgtgcggccgccgccgccgccgccgcctccgcctcaGTGCGGCCGCCGCCTACCCACAGTGCAGcgggcccgcggggggcggggcggggcggggcgggcgccgcCAG AGCTCGCCTCCCGAATTTGCACGAAGTTCTGCAGCAAAGCACCGTCACGGTATCGGCTCGAGAGTCCCGCCGCACAAGCTGGTGCAAAGTGCAGGAACAGCTGGGCCACGCAGCTGCACGAGGGAGAGACGGCGacagaaatgaaaagggaaacaATGTAG